The DNA region CCCAAAAGACAGGTATAATTCCCATAGCTCTCAAACTCGATGTATTAAGTATATCGACATTCTTAAAAGTATAAGAGCCATCAAAACTGCGAAATACTTCGTTAGATACGATATCATTGCTGTCACAATCTTTAACGATAATATCTTCTAAAAAAACTTTGTAATATGAAGAACCAAGAGAAAAAAAACTTGCTCCGAAAAAAAAACTTTTTCCATTCCTAAAAGTGAATTTCTTTAATGTTACATTTTTATTCAATTCAGTAGCGCTATGTTTGATCAAAGGTGTTTGATTTTCAGCATCCAAAATGGTAGTATATTTATTTTCTCCTTCAATCGTTACATAGTTTTTGACATTCATCGGAAATTTTTGTTCATTTAGAGAAGGAGAAAAAATACCTTCTGCAAGATGGATTATATGTGGATTTAGGCTATCTGATTTTATAATTGTTTGTGCCCACGCTATAGTCTTCAGAGGTTCTTCCGCTGACAAACCGCTATTTGTATCTTCTCCTTCAGGTGATACATATAAATCACTATTAACTGGTTCGATCTTTCCATACTGAATTGATAATGGAGTTTGTTGTACGCGAACAATGTAAAAATTATCAGGTACAGCTACAGTAAATGTATCTACTATTATATCTACAGCATCCTGCCCTGCCAGATATAAGTCAGATCCCTGACATGCATAATTGCAGTATATGTCATTTAAGCATTCTTCATCAAAGATCAATCCATTTGTTGGATTACTGGTCTGAATTCCTCCTCCTCCTCCAGTTGCATAATTATAGAGAATTTTATTTCCGGATAAAAATACCTCTGAATCTCTAACTAATAATCCGCCACCACGGTAAGCTCTATTATCTTTTATGATGCATCTACTAATCTGTACATTCGAGTTACGCACATAAACTCCTCCTCCAACATCATCATCTGCATAATCTACAATTGCCCAGCCGTTTCGGATTGTAAAGCCGATAACCGCAGAATTTTCACAATTTCTCATTTCTACACAGTGAGTTACCTGGTTACCGTCGATTATTGTTTGAGAAATCAGGGAATCTTCTTCGGAAATTATGTAGGTTGAAGCAACTGTAATTGATTTTTCAAGGTAATCGATATTCTCATAATAGATGCCCGGGAATACTAAAATTGTATCGTTATTTGCAGATGTATCTATTCCTGTCTGGATCGTTTCAAAATCGCCGGAACCATCCTGTTTGATCTCGATTATTGTTGATTGTAACCACGAATTTGCACAAATTATCACGAATAAAAATATAATTATTTTTTTACTCATTAATCCTCTCAAGATAACTTTCCGAAACTTCTATCAATAGAAATTATTGAAGATAAGTTTCGGAAAGTTCATTGTAATCTTGGCGAAAGTCAAGTAACCAATATAGATCACAAAACCTTCGTAAAGATTTATGATACTATCTTAACAACAACATTTTCTTCTGGATAGATTTTTCACCGGAAGATAGCTGGTAAAGATAAATGCCGGAACTAACAGGTTTTTCAAATTTATTTGTTCCGTCCCAGGATAATTCATGTTCTCCTTTTCCTGCTTTACCGTTGTACAAAGTTTGTATTTTCTGACCTTTAATATTGTAAATCGATAATTCAATATTGCAATCTGATGGGATCGAGAAAGAGATATTCGTTACAGAACTGCGATTTTTTCCTAATGGATGGAAAGGATTTGGATAATTCTGATTTAACCTGAATTTATGCAAAGGAGTAACATCCTCATATTCTCCTGTTTCCAACCTGACAATAGACCATTCCTGTTGACCTGCGATTAATTCACGATATTCGAACAGTCCTTTAAATGGATTATAAACAGTGTAATCAGGAATTTCAACTGCTTCTCCTCTACCGGTTACAATCTGGAAACTTACAAAATTTCCTTCCCTGTTGAGTTCATCAGTATATGCCAAAATTTGCAGGGGAAACTCATCTACTCTTGTAGCACCCACACAAACATCATCTTCAAAAACTCCGATTTCTAGGATATTTTCTTCTCCTTCTATTTCCAGAATATCGATCACTTCATAATCTGCTTTTTCTTCATAAGTAAAGGATTCGGGTTTTTCCTTTTTTTCCTCTTCGACCGGATTGTTAGAATCATACCAACTAAAGCTGTTTACATCTTTTTTCATTTCCACAATATATGTTTTACCGTAAACGAGTGTTTTTCCCTCTGGTGAATTTGAATAAGGTTTTGGATCCAGCCCGGTTTCATCTCTTTCATTTTCAGGTACACCATAAAACCAATCTTCTCCTTTTACGGTTTTAACTAAATCGAAATCATCTCCAAAAGCATCTACAATATTCTGATGAACCGGAACATAATAACATAACCAGTATTTTTTTCCTGCTAGGAGATCATAATAATAACTTTCCAGTCTTTCTTCTCCAACATAGAAAATAAAATTATCAGTTCCGGGCTCAATATAGATCTTATAACCTTCATGACGGAATAACATATCTTCGAATCTGTAATCAATCCATGGAGGATTTTCATAAACATCATAATCGATAAAACTTTGTAAAGGTTCATTGTATTCATCAGGTCTAGCACCTTCAATGCGAAGGAAATTTGTAATGGTTCGATTCCCGTCTTCATCTCGTAAAAGAGCTGGATATCCTTCGTCTTCGTAAACAGCATTCTGGTATAAATCTCCGTTGTTGTCCTGGAGAGCGGAAAGACTTGGGAAAGAATCCCAGTTCCAGCCGGGTTCGAAATGTTTAATATCTCCCGGATGCAGGAAGGCATAGCGACCAATATCCTGTCTGCTGCCATCAGGATTGCATTCAACAGGATCTTCATCCCATTCAAATCCGTCTCCGTCGGAATCTGGATTACCTGCATCAATACAAGGACTTGTTGCTGATAACTGGCAGAAATCCAGTTCATCAGGATCATCAGAAATAAATTCAGGATCAAGATCATTCACATTACCATCATCTTCCGGGGGTGGTTCAAAACCTGCAATTGAACCATTAAAACAACAGTAGTTCACTTCTAATACATGACCCGTTGGATAAATGATATTTGTCC from Candidatus Cloacimonadota bacterium includes:
- a CDS encoding T9SS type A sorting domain-containing protein; translation: MSKKIIIFLFVIICANSWLQSTIIEIKQDGSGDFETIQTGIDTSANNDTILVFPGIYYENIDYLEKSITVASTYIISEEDSLISQTIIDGNQVTHCVEMRNCENSAVIGFTIRNGWAIVDYADDDVGGGVYVRNSNVQISRCIIKDNRAYRGGGLLVRDSEVFLSGNKILYNYATGGGGGIQTSNPTNGLIFDEECLNDIYCNYACQGSDLYLAGQDAVDIIVDTFTVAVPDNFYIVRVQQTPLSIQYGKIEPVNSDLYVSPEGEDTNSGLSAEEPLKTIAWAQTIIKSDSLNPHIIHLAEGIFSPSLNEQKFPMNVKNYVTIEGENKYTTILDAENQTPLIKHSATELNKNVTLKKFTFRNGKSFFFGASFFSLGSSYYKVFLEDIIVKDCDSNDIVSNEVFRSFDGSYTFKNVDILNTSSLRAMGIIPVFWENPSLHIDIYMENCRFVHNYPAGQPGEWGNGGAITISGHSSGEGEYNAVFNNVEIRDNYTNLVVGGYGSISGLWITDYFNATIINSSIGDNITHESSGGTVSISSNSNADFYNTILYNNWGRELSIGENCNVTMTNSLVQTGEGEIVLYDETSILEWLTPNLDTDPLWLNDGDYPFALNELSPCIDAGTPDTTGLSLPAYDLAGNPRIYGETIDIGAYEWHGMDVNEELIINNERIGLKNFPNPFGTKSNKAGTTISFSLKESGQAVVEIFNIKGQKVKTLMDAYTSPGKFNLNWSGKDETDQKVSSGTYFYRLTIDGEERAYEKMLLLR
- a CDS encoding T9SS type A sorting domain-containing protein — its product is VIFMISINWIFASVYLTVNLQNGEPNDYDTIASAIQQINDSEEYYTIEVFPDYDDNDEPIITVFNEVLSIEPCTLVLKSKEGKDYTIIDSNTGLCSGTTAITVQTDDEAPGNGDPFPYKVTIYGFSIIRSGDIAEGEEEDSGIVIFSRNVSISNCSFGSRDDNNPENSQNFFKSIFFSNEANKGEYSITVSNCLFDKSCDLNEEAWAIKCVGIPSGNLSYLASFFENTITDCGNGIFAQYVKYFKILDNTIVNNQYFDEYETYGLNIGQSPQMFLLHTMIQNNLISRHNYGIYLDYYLNPLDLMYNELKNQEVGIYFNGSYGFANIFYNVIHTHNRQGFAKGVLNHSSISLANNTFINTGDVNGSTAIDCGNFYGGSIFNGKTFNNFFWDYGTNIIYPTGHVLEVNYCCFNGSIAGFEPPPEDDGNVNDLDPEFISDDPDELDFCQLSATSPCIDAGNPDSDGDGFEWDEDPVECNPDGSRQDIGRYAFLHPGDIKHFEPGWNWDSFPSLSALQDNNGDLYQNAVYEDEGYPALLRDEDGNRTITNFLRIEGARPDEYNEPLQSFIDYDVYENPPWIDYRFEDMLFRHEGYKIYIEPGTDNFIFYVGEERLESYYYDLLAGKKYWLCYYVPVHQNIVDAFGDDFDLVKTVKGEDWFYGVPENERDETGLDPKPYSNSPEGKTLVYGKTYIVEMKKDVNSFSWYDSNNPVEEEKKEKPESFTYEEKADYEVIDILEIEGEENILEIGVFEDDVCVGATRVDEFPLQILAYTDELNREGNFVSFQIVTGRGEAVEIPDYTVYNPFKGLFEYRELIAGQQEWSIVRLETGEYEDVTPLHKFRLNQNYPNPFHPLGKNRSSVTNISFSIPSDCNIELSIYNIKGQKIQTLYNGKAGKGEHELSWDGTNKFEKPVSSGIYLYQLSSGEKSIQKKMLLLR